Proteins encoded in a region of the Larimichthys crocea isolate SSNF chromosome XVI, L_crocea_2.0, whole genome shotgun sequence genome:
- the LOC113747888 gene encoding carbonic anhydrase 4-like: protein MSNRGGVRQAAAYIKREDDALHSREEREEVTGASKMNCLVAALAVCALVSSVHCASPSVQWCYHLPSCNDSTWPTIAAPHCNGTRQSPIDIVTASAEPNDNLTDFSFTGFDDTSKLSLIENTGKTVKVKVKSGVSVSGGDLPTSYNTLQFHLHWGNGTSVPGSEHTVNGKRYPMELHIVNIKSTHNGDTTAAVQDPTGLAALGFFIEAMDGNESGQPASWKTLTSYLANITESGTNVSIAAGISLNDLLVGVNRSRYYRYLGSLTTPTCNEAVVWTVFKDPVKVSRDLIDLFSTLYVTNATSVLMTNVYRGIQPAQPVTTQRETSSSSKTACSLGLIALSLLLGKS, encoded by the exons ATGTCGAATAGAGGCGGTGTCAGACAAGCTGCAGCTTATATAAAGAGGGAGGATGATGCTTTACACTCgcgagaagagagagaggaggttacAGGTGCATCAAAG ATGAACTGTCTTGTAGCTGCGCTTGCTGTGTGCGCCCTTGTATCCAGCGTACATTGTGCTTCCCCATCAGTCC aGTGGTGTTATCATCTGCCAAGCTGCA atgACAGCACCTGGCCAACTATTGCTGCTCCACATTGCAATGGCACCCGACAGTCACCCATCGACATCGTCACAGCATCTGCGGAACCCAACGACAACCTGACTGACTTCAGCTTCACTGGCTTTGATGACACCAGCAAACTGTCATTAATTGAAAACACTGGCAAAACAG TCAAAGTGAAGGTTAAGTCAGGTGTCAGTGTATCAGGAGGAGATCTACCTACATCCTACAACACGCTGCAGTTCCATTTGCACTGGGGTAATGGCACCTCTGTCCCAGGTTCTGAGCACACTGTAAATGGCAAGCGCTATCCAATGGAG TTGCACATTGTAAACATTAAGTCAACCCATAATGGAGACACAACTGCAGCTGTGCAAGACCCTACAGGACTTGCTGCTCTCGGTTTCTTCATTGAG GCAATGGATGGCAATGAAAGTGGCCAACCAGCAAGCTGGAAAACCTTGACCTCCTACCTGGCCAACATCACAGAATCTG GAACAAATGTTTCAATAGCAGCTGGAATTTCTTTGAATGATCTCCTGGTTGGGGTGAACCGCTCCAGGTATTACCGCTATCTTGGCTCCTTAACCACCCCCACTTGCAATGAGGCTGTAGTCTGGACTGTGTTCAAGGACCCCGTCAAAGTCAGCAGAGATTTG ATTGACCTCTTCAGCACATTATACGTCACCAACGCTACTTCAGTTTTGATGACCAATGTCTATAGAGGAATCCAGCCAGCACAACCTGTCACAACACAGCGCGAGACCAGCTCTTCCTCCAAAACCGCCTGCTCTCTAGGGCTGATAGCCCTGAGCCTTCTTCTGGGGAAGAGTTAA